Proteins encoded together in one Impatiens glandulifera chromosome 1, dImpGla2.1, whole genome shotgun sequence window:
- the LOC124922101 gene encoding DNA repair protein recA homolog 2, mitochondrial has product MALLRSSHFIALAKFPIHSLLPSFKPQSGRREPATGFAAAAAQSCNLSSAADVSEFERDEPHDDSKTVEKHKALSSALSQLAGDFGRESMLSLQRFFGSRRLPVISTGSLRLDMALGVGGLPKGRMVEIFGQEASGKTTLALHIIKEAQKLGGYCAYLDVENAMNPSLLESMGVDTENLLISQPDSAENLLCMVDTLVKSGSIDVIVIDSVAALIPGKCIDALAGEDYKISQSRIMTQALRKIQSSLCNFETLVIFINQVRSKVTSNKGFKHAEIVTCGGNALPFYAAVRLRIFRTGLLKMNDEVTGVKINVQVVKNKLAPPMKKADIEILFGKGICCVSEVLELASEYSVISRENGHYLMDGRVFRTKQEAEGYLVENSVRLEEMVKSLRTLLFSEIK; this is encoded by the exons ATGGCGCTTTTAAGATCTTCCCACTTCATTGCCTTGGCCAAGTTCCCTATCCACTCTCTCCTCCCCTCTTTCAAACCCCAG agTGGTAGAAGAGAACCAGCCACTGGGTTCGCCGCCGCTGCTGCTCAAAGCTGCAATCTATCGTCGGCAG CTGATGTATCAGAATTTGAACGTGATGAACCCCATGATGATAGTAAAACGGTGGAAAAACATAAGGCCCTTAGTTCAGCACTGTCACAACTTGCTGGTGATTTTGGTAGAGAATCCATGTTGTCTTTGCAGCGATTTTTTGGTTCAAGACGTTTGCCTGTCATATCAACTGGATCGTTAAGGCTCGATATGGCACTTGGAGTGGGTGGACTTCCAAAG GGGAGGATGGTTGAAATTTTTGGCCAAGAAGCATCAGGCAAGACAACACTTGCTTTACACATTATCAAGGAAGCCCAGAAGCTTGGAG GTTATTGTGCGTATCTTGATGTGGAGAATGCGATGAACCCTTCCCTACTGGAATCCATGGGTGTAGATACAGAAAACCTCCTTATATCCCAACCAGATTCTGCTGAAAATTTGTTGTGCATGGTTGACACATTGGTCAAAAGTGGATCCATTGATGTAATAGTAATTGACAGT GTAGCTGCTCTTATTCCTGGGAAGTGCATAGATGCACTTGCAGGTGAAGATTACAAGATCTCACAATCACGAATTATGACACAAGCCTTACGTAAAATTCAGTCTTCATTATGCAACTTTGAAActcttgtcatatttattaatcag GTGAGATCAAAGGTGACATCCAATAAGGGTTTTAAACATGCTGAGATAGTAACTTGCGGTGGAAACGCCTTGCCATTTTATGCAGCTGTGAGATTGAGAATTTTCAGAACAGGGTTGCTCAAGATGAACGATGAG GTTACAGGAGTAAAGATCAATGTTCAAGTGGTGAAGAACAAGTTGGCTCCTCCTATGAAGAAAGCTGATATAGAGATATTGTTTGGAAAAGGAATTTGCTGTGTATCTGAGGTCTTGGAACTGGCTAGTGAATATAGTGTAATTTCAAGAGAAAATGGCCATTACTTAATGGACGGGCGTGTTTTTAGAACTAAACAAGAAGCTGAAGGCTACTTGGTTGAAAACAGTGTCCGGCTAGAGGAAATGGTAAAATCGTTAAGAACCCTTCTTTTTTCGGAAATCAAATGA